One region of Candidatus Acidiferrales bacterium genomic DNA includes:
- the lpxA gene encoding acyl-ACP--UDP-N-acetylglucosamine O-acyltransferase, with protein MSIIDARASVSRSARIGKDACIGAFSVIGDEVELGEGCVIEPHAVVHGPARIGKKNHVRSFAAIGCDPQDISFAGERVSLEIEDGNEFYEFVTVSRGTKKGGGATRIGSNNMFMAYSHVAHDCRVGNHTIFVNGATLAGHVTVEDNATIGAFCTVHQFCRVGRHAYVAALTAITQDVPPFSKVVQSRDVRCFAVNSIGLQRHGFSPERIKTIERAFRILLRSKLNTTQALERMRATLNGSEDVSELIHFIETAERGLIK; from the coding sequence ATGAGCATAATTGACGCCCGAGCGAGCGTTTCCCGGAGCGCCCGAATTGGCAAAGATGCATGCATCGGGGCATTTTCCGTGATTGGCGACGAGGTGGAACTGGGCGAGGGCTGCGTGATTGAACCTCATGCTGTGGTCCATGGTCCGGCGCGCATAGGCAAGAAGAATCACGTCCGCTCTTTCGCTGCAATCGGCTGCGATCCCCAGGACATCAGTTTCGCCGGAGAACGGGTCTCGCTTGAAATCGAAGATGGGAACGAATTCTACGAATTTGTGACCGTATCGCGCGGGACCAAGAAGGGCGGAGGCGCCACGCGCATCGGCAGCAACAACATGTTCATGGCCTATTCGCATGTGGCGCACGATTGCCGCGTTGGGAACCACACGATTTTCGTGAATGGCGCCACGCTCGCCGGCCACGTGACCGTGGAAGACAATGCCACCATAGGCGCATTCTGCACCGTGCATCAATTTTGCCGCGTCGGCCGCCATGCCTACGTCGCCGCGCTGACGGCCATCACGCAAGACGTGCCGCCGTTTTCCAAGGTCGTGCAGTCGCGCGATGTTCGCTGTTTCGCTGTGAATTCGATCGGTCTCCAGCGGCACGGCTTCAGTCCGGAGCGCATCAAAACAATTGAACGCGCTTTCCGCATCCTCTTGCGCTCAAAACTGAACACGACTCAGGCACTGGAACGGATGAGAGCGACGTTGAACGGTTCAGAGGATGTGTCCGAGCTGATTCATTTCATCGAGACGGCCGAGCGCGGCCTCATTAAGTAG
- the lpxI gene encoding UDP-2,3-diacylglucosamine diphosphatase LpxI (LpxI, functionally equivalent to LpxH, replaces it in LPS biosynthesis in a minority of bacteria.): MPSHTEASSTTGWGLIAGNGKFPFLVLEGARSRGIDMAVIAIREEASPQLEQVAARLHWVSLGELSRTIELLHSEGVKQAVMAGQVKHNKIFSSIRPDWKLAKLLLSLPKKNTDSLIGAVAGLLEDEGIRLVDSTVFLASLLPEKGVLTRRALDEEEAADIVYGREVAHRLAGLDLGQTVVIRERACVAVEAMEGTDETIERAARLTQGKRLAVVKVSKPDQDMRFDVPVVGLRTIEVMQRCHATSLAVDAGRTLLFDREKLVAAADAAGIAIEAFAPLGTEGASDKTMQKRGRQ; the protein is encoded by the coding sequence ATGCCATCGCACACGGAAGCTTCTTCGACGACCGGTTGGGGTTTGATCGCCGGGAACGGGAAATTTCCATTTCTTGTCCTTGAAGGAGCGCGCAGCCGCGGCATCGACATGGCCGTGATCGCCATCCGCGAGGAGGCTTCACCACAGCTTGAACAAGTAGCTGCGCGTCTGCACTGGGTCAGCCTCGGCGAGCTGAGCCGCACCATTGAACTGCTTCACAGCGAGGGCGTGAAGCAGGCCGTAATGGCAGGGCAGGTGAAACACAATAAGATTTTCAGTTCCATACGGCCGGACTGGAAGTTGGCCAAGTTGCTGTTGTCACTGCCGAAGAAGAACACGGATTCGCTGATTGGCGCTGTGGCCGGACTGCTCGAGGACGAGGGAATTCGTCTCGTTGACTCGACTGTCTTTCTTGCTTCGCTGCTGCCCGAAAAGGGCGTGCTGACACGCCGCGCGCTGGATGAGGAAGAAGCAGCCGACATTGTCTATGGCCGCGAAGTGGCGCACCGCCTCGCTGGGCTGGACCTTGGGCAGACTGTTGTGATACGGGAGCGCGCCTGCGTCGCGGTCGAGGCCATGGAAGGCACCGACGAAACCATCGAGCGGGCCGCACGTCTTACGCAGGGGAAGCGTCTAGCCGTCGTAAAAGTGAGCAAGCCGGATCAGGATATGCGCTTCGACGTGCCAGTCGTCGGCTTGCGAACGATCGAAGTGATGCAGCGTTGCCATGCCACATCGCTGGCGGTTGATGCGGGGCGTACCCTACTCTTCGACCGAGAGAAGCTGGTTGCGGCCGCCGATGCGGCTGGAATTGCTATCGAGGCCTTTGCACCCCTCGGCACGGAAGGTGCATCCGACAAGACTATGCAAAAGCGGGGCAGACAGTGA
- a CDS encoding DUF2127 domain-containing protein yields MQVLKGNTLLDRSFQTSITLKGIDGLLETLGGLLVLFVSPNRMDTFLDTITHHAVTRNPNAFIASHLLHASSTISGHAHYFISFYLVSHGLVKVILVVELWLNRMWAYPGMIIMLVVFIFYQLYRMTFAMSWWLIWLTVFDAIVILLTYAEYKKQRASHSSGEVNER; encoded by the coding sequence ATGCAAGTGCTAAAAGGAAATACGCTCCTCGATCGAAGCTTTCAGACCAGTATCACGCTGAAGGGCATTGACGGCTTACTGGAGACACTGGGGGGTCTCCTTGTGCTGTTCGTAAGCCCGAATCGCATGGACACATTCCTGGACACGATCACGCATCACGCCGTGACGCGAAATCCGAATGCTTTTATTGCTTCACACCTTCTTCACGCGTCGAGCACAATCAGCGGCCATGCGCACTATTTTATCTCTTTTTACCTCGTTTCGCATGGGCTGGTGAAAGTGATCCTCGTTGTCGAGTTGTGGCTCAACCGGATGTGGGCGTATCCCGGGATGATCATCATGCTCGTGGTTTTCATATTCTATCAGCTGTATCGGATGACGTTTGCGATGTCGTGGTGGCTCATCTGGCTCACCGTTTTCGATGCGATCGTGATCCTTCTCACGTATGCGGAATATAAGAAGCAGCGAGCAAGCCACTCGAGCGGCGAAGTGAACGAGAGATGA
- a CDS encoding glycosyltransferase family 2 protein, with protein sequence MKLAADAEIEREPVTVAEMDPLSLAQAEAFSKEIAREERRDRWDWFLTALIVAGFIFLAYEVYRSAAFDPLWLAAEEHQWSRFIVHPALLWAIMGTILLGFRTIFWIRYRPFPSANFENAPSLTVIIPAYNEGAMVLKSIESAVLAVYPKDRLEILVIDDGSADDTWEYIKRATEKFPDRLTPIRFSKNRGKRDALAEGFSRAKGEIVVTVDSDSVIDPRALLAIAGPFRNPQIGAVAGRVAVYNRRHGLIPRMLHVRYILSFDLLRAVESSYQTVYCCPGALTAYRTSVVREVLERWSTQTFWGVPCTYGEDRALTNYILEAGFHTVYQRTATVHTVAPETYGKLCKMFLRWDRSYIREEIRFQSIVWKRPLTSRCIALCDRLITNLRYPVNYAILFLMIFLVFGKPLLMLRLFSAIGIFAFFNMLYFLRSERSADFLYGILYAYFGFFTLFWIFPYALLTLRARSWLTR encoded by the coding sequence ATGAAGCTTGCCGCGGACGCTGAAATCGAGCGTGAGCCGGTTACCGTTGCAGAGATGGACCCCCTCTCGCTCGCGCAGGCCGAAGCATTTTCCAAAGAAATTGCACGGGAGGAAAGGCGCGATCGTTGGGATTGGTTCTTGACCGCGCTCATTGTCGCAGGGTTTATCTTCCTGGCTTATGAAGTGTATCGCAGCGCGGCTTTCGATCCCTTATGGCTCGCCGCGGAAGAGCACCAGTGGTCGCGCTTCATTGTGCATCCCGCGCTCCTCTGGGCCATTATGGGTACAATCTTGCTCGGTTTTCGCACCATCTTTTGGATTCGCTATCGCCCGTTTCCCTCGGCCAATTTTGAAAATGCACCGAGCCTCACGGTAATCATCCCCGCCTATAACGAAGGCGCGATGGTGTTGAAATCCATTGAGTCTGCTGTTCTCGCAGTCTATCCGAAGGATCGCCTGGAAATTCTGGTGATTGATGACGGAAGCGCCGACGACACTTGGGAATATATCAAGCGCGCCACTGAAAAATTTCCTGACCGCCTGACGCCCATCCGTTTCTCGAAAAACCGTGGCAAACGAGATGCCCTCGCCGAAGGCTTTTCCCGGGCCAAGGGCGAGATCGTCGTCACAGTTGATTCCGACAGCGTCATTGACCCGCGCGCTTTGCTCGCAATCGCTGGCCCATTTCGAAATCCACAAATCGGTGCCGTCGCCGGCCGCGTCGCGGTTTATAACCGGCGACATGGTTTGATTCCGCGCATGCTGCATGTGCGCTATATCTTGTCGTTCGATCTTCTGCGCGCGGTCGAGTCGTCTTACCAGACCGTTTACTGCTGCCCGGGCGCCCTCACCGCATACCGCACGTCGGTCGTCAGAGAAGTTCTCGAACGGTGGTCTACGCAAACGTTTTGGGGCGTGCCGTGCACCTATGGCGAGGACCGCGCGCTGACCAACTATATTCTCGAGGCTGGATTTCACACCGTTTATCAGCGCACAGCCACGGTTCATACGGTTGCTCCTGAAACGTATGGCAAGCTGTGCAAGATGTTTTTGCGGTGGGACCGCAGCTACATTCGCGAGGAGATTCGCTTTCAATCCATCGTCTGGAAGCGTCCGCTCACCTCTCGGTGCATTGCGCTGTGCGACAGGTTGATTACCAATTTGCGTTACCCCGTTAACTACGCAATTCTTTTCCTTATGATTTTTCTGGTTTTCGGTAAACCTTTGCTCATGCTTCGCCTGTTTTCGGCCATCGGCATCTTTGCCTTTTTTAATATGCTTTATTTTTTGCGGAGCGAGCGCTCCGCCGATTTTCTCTACGGCATCCTTTACGCGTATTTCGGCTTTTTTACTCTATTCTGGATTTTTCCCTACGCCTTACTGACCCTCCGCGCCCGCTCGTGGCTGACTCGTTGA
- a CDS encoding mechanosensitive ion channel domain-containing protein — MKIAQKGILFLLLALLVAAAAGIVLTRSQVRTVPQQTAARPSQANLVDEEPLQTAQKLAAMAVTASERQFATEALSDGDHEVDMTFAFALRNVAEHPPVLNAEGKALEARIEKRQTRTDAQQAEVTTLTALLSKATGARKVELQQRLQLAQALLSLDQDALADAHEDLSRAGDDPRSAIQQMLEEHEQSEVHKGDEQVGAAANSKEAVVETMTARDIIAQWRAWTSLDAKREVLEAARNAALARAASLARSHSQLEELLTQQQSQKHSASGGAAKSSASTTAPVSAPQSDGSDDIAQELAAVQTQTQEQRTLAEFDHRIEMEQSLAQTYAAWSALVAGLQRNFLHGLLISTFWIVLIAFAVFLSDGLIRHFLMKLGPDRKRLLTLRSIFVVAIRVIGAVAILILIFGMPSQFATVLALAGAGLTVALKDFIVGFLGWFVLMGRNGIRPGDWVEINGVAGEVFEVGLLHTVLLEVGNWSDSGHPTGRKVTFVNSYAIEGQYFNFSTSGQWMWDELQLTVPPGENPYPIGDAILKIVTDATQENTRTAEKEWERVTLAHGSKMFTAKPTLNLQPKSDGTTLTIRYITRANERHELRSRLYRAALDILHGTKIEGAENKGVASKTSPTPV, encoded by the coding sequence ATGAAAATTGCTCAAAAAGGGATCCTTTTTCTTTTGCTGGCCTTGCTCGTGGCGGCTGCTGCGGGAATCGTGCTGACGCGCTCGCAAGTGAGGACAGTGCCGCAGCAGACTGCGGCGCGGCCCTCACAAGCAAATCTGGTGGATGAAGAGCCACTGCAGACGGCGCAGAAGCTTGCGGCAATGGCTGTCACTGCGAGCGAGAGACAGTTTGCCACCGAAGCGCTGAGCGACGGCGATCACGAAGTGGATATGACATTCGCTTTTGCATTGCGCAATGTCGCAGAACACCCTCCAGTCCTGAATGCCGAAGGAAAGGCCCTGGAGGCGCGCATTGAAAAAAGACAGACGCGAACCGACGCGCAACAGGCAGAAGTAACGACGTTAACGGCACTCTTGTCCAAAGCGACCGGGGCGAGAAAAGTCGAATTGCAGCAAAGATTGCAATTGGCGCAGGCGCTTCTCTCTCTCGACCAAGATGCGCTCGCCGACGCGCATGAAGATCTGAGCAGGGCCGGCGACGACCCTCGCAGCGCGATTCAGCAAATGCTCGAGGAACATGAGCAATCTGAAGTGCACAAAGGAGACGAACAAGTAGGTGCCGCTGCGAACAGCAAAGAGGCAGTCGTTGAAACCATGACGGCGCGCGACATCATTGCCCAATGGCGGGCCTGGACATCCCTGGACGCCAAGAGGGAAGTCCTTGAAGCGGCGCGGAACGCAGCGTTGGCGCGCGCCGCAAGTTTGGCACGGTCGCATTCACAACTCGAGGAACTGCTCACGCAGCAGCAGTCGCAGAAGCATTCTGCCAGTGGCGGCGCGGCGAAAAGCTCGGCCAGCACCACTGCTCCCGTTTCTGCTCCGCAAAGCGATGGAAGCGATGATATCGCTCAGGAGCTCGCCGCAGTCCAGACGCAAACGCAAGAACAAAGGACACTGGCGGAGTTCGACCACCGAATTGAAATGGAGCAGTCCCTCGCCCAGACGTACGCGGCATGGAGTGCGCTTGTGGCCGGCCTTCAGAGGAACTTCCTTCATGGTCTGCTGATATCCACTTTTTGGATTGTGCTGATTGCGTTCGCCGTCTTCCTGTCAGACGGCCTGATTCGACATTTTCTAATGAAGCTGGGCCCGGATCGCAAACGGCTGCTGACGCTGCGGTCTATCTTTGTCGTGGCGATTCGCGTGATCGGTGCTGTGGCCATTCTGATTTTGATTTTTGGGATGCCCAGCCAATTTGCAACGGTACTTGCGCTGGCTGGCGCTGGTCTCACGGTTGCGCTCAAGGACTTCATCGTCGGATTTCTTGGCTGGTTTGTGCTTATGGGACGCAATGGCATTCGCCCGGGTGACTGGGTGGAAATCAATGGCGTCGCCGGCGAAGTGTTTGAAGTAGGGTTATTGCATACCGTGCTGCTGGAAGTTGGAAATTGGTCGGACTCCGGGCACCCAACCGGGAGGAAAGTGACCTTCGTCAACAGCTATGCGATTGAGGGGCAATATTTCAATTTTTCTACCTCGGGACAGTGGATGTGGGACGAGCTGCAGCTCACGGTTCCTCCCGGGGAGAATCCCTATCCGATCGGAGACGCAATTCTGAAAATCGTCACGGATGCGACGCAAGAGAACACACGAACGGCGGAGAAGGAATGGGAGCGCGTCACGCTGGCGCACGGTTCGAAAATGTTCACCGCCAAGCCGACTTTGAATCTGCAGCCAAAATCCGACGGCACGACTCTTACGATCCGCTACATCACGCGCGCGAACGAACGCCATGAGCTGCGTTCGCGCCTATACCGCGCAGCGCTCGATATTCTGCACGGAACAAAAATAGAGGGCGCGGAAAACAAAGGCGTCGCTTCAAAAACCTCACCGACTCCCGTCTAA
- a CDS encoding M13 family metallopeptidase: MIRLAVVASLSLVPGFLRAQTGAYCRAGFFSEATASGQSAETQQQTHGLNPADLDTTANACVNFFQFADGGWNKSHPIPPQNASWGTFNWLLDKNQQVLHQILEKAAADRGATQSSTKQKIGDYYASCMDEDAIEKAGIHPLESELARIREISDLRQLEKEVARLQSMGVPVLFRFSSGQDYKNSTLEIANAFQGGLALPDRDYYIKDDVHEQKIRGAYITHLTNIFKLMGDDPATAAQEAHTVMTIETNLAKISIDRVAMRNPESRYHKMDIAEFQSMTPNFSWNAYLEDIGYPGVRDVNVGQPDFFKNLNGELTSTPISDWKVYLRWHLVNAAAPALSSEFVNENFDFFGKTLTGAKELQPRWKRCVQMTDRQLGEALGQEYVEVAFPPEAKAAALKMVHNLVNALHADIETLPWMSPATKQQAIAKLSHLMLKVGYPDKWRDYSAYRVTRESFYGNLIRGREFQFHYEMAKIGKPVDRTEWTMTPPTVNAYYNSSMNEIVFPAGILQWPFFDANADDALNYGGIGAVIGHEMTHGFDDQGRKFDADGNLRDWWTPEDAKNFQARADCVEHQFDSYVVQGEVHENGKLVLGESIADLGGLTIAYKAFLKTPEGQSGEKIDGFTPVQHFFLAGARTWEGADRPEMDLMLAKTNPHPLDKYRAIAAPSNMAAFASAFDCKPGDPMVRPPDQICRIW, encoded by the coding sequence ATGATTAGGCTAGCAGTTGTTGCGTCGTTGTCTCTCGTACCGGGTTTCCTTAGGGCTCAGACCGGCGCGTATTGCCGCGCTGGTTTCTTCTCTGAGGCCACGGCGTCCGGCCAGAGCGCGGAGACGCAACAACAGACGCACGGGCTGAACCCTGCCGATCTGGACACCACGGCGAACGCCTGCGTGAATTTCTTTCAGTTTGCTGATGGCGGGTGGAACAAGTCCCATCCGATCCCGCCGCAGAATGCTAGCTGGGGCACGTTCAACTGGCTTCTTGACAAGAATCAGCAAGTCCTCCACCAAATCCTCGAAAAGGCGGCAGCCGACCGCGGCGCGACGCAGAGTTCGACCAAGCAGAAGATCGGCGACTATTACGCAAGCTGCATGGATGAGGACGCCATCGAGAAGGCCGGCATCCACCCCCTCGAATCGGAGCTGGCCCGCATCCGCGAGATTTCCGACCTTCGGCAGCTTGAAAAGGAAGTCGCGCGCCTGCAGAGCATGGGCGTGCCTGTGCTTTTCCGTTTCAGTTCTGGGCAGGATTATAAGAACAGCACGCTGGAAATTGCGAATGCGTTTCAGGGAGGACTGGCACTGCCTGACCGTGACTACTACATCAAAGACGACGTACACGAGCAAAAGATTCGCGGCGCTTATATCACGCACCTGACCAACATTTTCAAACTTATGGGCGACGACCCCGCGACTGCCGCTCAAGAAGCGCACACCGTCATGACCATTGAAACGAACCTGGCCAAAATTTCCATAGATCGCGTGGCCATGCGAAACCCGGAATCGCGCTACCACAAGATGGACATTGCTGAATTCCAGTCGATGACGCCAAACTTTTCGTGGAACGCCTATCTTGAAGATATCGGCTACCCGGGAGTCAGAGACGTCAACGTCGGCCAGCCGGATTTCTTCAAAAACCTCAATGGCGAGCTGACCTCGACACCCATTTCGGATTGGAAGGTTTATCTGCGTTGGCATCTCGTCAATGCGGCAGCGCCGGCGCTCTCCTCCGAGTTCGTCAATGAGAATTTTGATTTCTTCGGCAAGACCTTGACCGGCGCCAAGGAATTGCAACCGCGCTGGAAACGCTGCGTGCAAATGACCGATCGGCAGCTCGGCGAAGCCCTTGGGCAGGAATACGTCGAGGTCGCTTTTCCCCCAGAAGCAAAGGCTGCCGCACTGAAGATGGTTCATAACCTTGTAAACGCATTGCACGCTGACATCGAGACCTTGCCGTGGATGAGCCCGGCAACGAAGCAGCAAGCCATCGCCAAGTTGAGCCATCTCATGCTCAAAGTCGGCTATCCTGATAAATGGCGTGATTATTCGGCTTATCGTGTGACTCGCGAATCTTTCTACGGCAACCTTATCCGTGGGCGCGAATTTCAGTTCCATTACGAAATGGCAAAAATCGGCAAGCCTGTGGATCGCACCGAATGGACTATGACCCCGCCAACGGTCAACGCCTACTACAACTCTTCCATGAATGAGATTGTTTTCCCCGCGGGCATTCTGCAGTGGCCATTCTTCGACGCCAATGCGGACGACGCGCTGAATTACGGCGGCATCGGCGCCGTCATCGGCCATGAGATGACGCACGGCTTCGACGATCAGGGCCGAAAATTCGATGCCGACGGGAATCTACGCGATTGGTGGACGCCGGAAGATGCCAAGAATTTCCAGGCGCGCGCCGATTGCGTCGAGCATCAATTCGATAGCTACGTCGTCCAGGGTGAAGTACACGAAAACGGGAAACTCGTGCTTGGCGAAAGCATCGCCGATCTCGGTGGCCTGACGATTGCCTACAAGGCGTTCCTCAAAACGCCCGAAGGGCAATCCGGCGAAAAAATCGATGGCTTTACGCCAGTTCAGCATTTCTTCCTGGCAGGGGCGCGCACATGGGAAGGAGCGGACCGTCCGGAAATGGATCTGATGCTGGCCAAGACCAATCCACATCCGCTGGACAAGTATCGCGCCATCGCTGCGCCATCCAACATGGCTGCTTTCGCCAGTGCTTTCGATTGCAAGCCCGGGGACCCGATGGTGCGCCCGCCGGATCAGATCTGCCGGATTTGGTAG
- a CDS encoding L-rhamnose/proton symporter RhaT — protein MDSAIVGIVLLVVAGIMNGSFTLPMKFTRQWAWENTWFVWTGWALVIFPPAMACLTVPRLHSVYSSVPAALVLTVAACGAGWGISQVFFGLAVESVGIALAFSVILGISAAVGALVPLFQSHAHAAFAQRDVFVLAGVALIVLGVGICAAAGRRREAALGQSVDPNRASVMRGLLYCAISGAGSALVGIGLWLGGPIGAAAEKLGASAIWSPNAIWLPLMMAGGIPNLVYTLYLIRKNHAGSRFSRPGTAGYFILAGIMGVFWFGSTLMYGIAVRPLGTAVAWPIFMSLIVIVASILGVLTGEWKNAGKRPLQIMYAGVAVLILAIVVLSRAS, from the coding sequence ATGGACAGCGCCATTGTCGGAATCGTTCTGCTCGTCGTCGCCGGAATCATGAACGGTAGCTTCACGCTGCCGATGAAATTCACGCGCCAGTGGGCGTGGGAAAACACATGGTTCGTGTGGACCGGCTGGGCTCTTGTGATTTTTCCTCCGGCGATGGCCTGCCTGACTGTTCCCCGCCTACATTCTGTGTACTCTTCTGTGCCGGCCGCATTGGTCCTTACGGTGGCTGCCTGTGGAGCTGGCTGGGGAATTTCGCAGGTTTTTTTTGGTTTGGCCGTCGAGTCCGTGGGCATCGCGCTCGCATTTTCCGTGATTCTGGGAATTTCCGCGGCTGTCGGCGCGCTGGTTCCGTTGTTCCAATCCCATGCACACGCCGCCTTCGCGCAACGGGATGTCTTTGTCCTTGCTGGCGTCGCGCTGATTGTGCTCGGCGTTGGAATTTGCGCCGCTGCGGGCCGTCGGCGTGAAGCGGCGCTTGGCCAGTCGGTTGATCCCAATAGGGCTTCCGTGATGCGCGGCTTGCTTTACTGCGCGATCAGCGGCGCCGGCTCGGCTTTGGTAGGCATTGGCTTGTGGCTTGGAGGTCCAATCGGTGCCGCCGCCGAGAAACTCGGCGCAAGTGCGATCTGGTCTCCGAACGCGATTTGGCTGCCCCTGATGATGGCCGGCGGCATCCCGAACCTCGTCTATACCCTTTACCTGATAAGGAAGAATCACGCAGGCAGCCGCTTCTCCCGGCCCGGAACAGCTGGCTACTTCATTCTAGCGGGAATTATGGGCGTCTTTTGGTTTGGGAGCACCTTGATGTACGGCATTGCCGTCCGTCCTCTGGGCACGGCCGTAGCCTGGCCCATCTTCATGTCTCTCATCGTGATTGTCGCCAGCATTTTGGGTGTGCTGACGGGCGAGTGGAAAAATGCCGGCAAACGTCCGCTGCAAATCATGTACGCGGGAGTTGCCGTCCTGATTCTGGCGATTGTCGTGCTTTCCAGGGCCAGCTAG
- a CDS encoding PadR family transcriptional regulator, whose protein sequence is MSKPTDLVQGTLDLLILKTVALEPMHGWGIAQRIQFISKNALQVRQGALYPALHRLEQQGWIHAEWGDSENNRRAKYYSLTRAGRKYLEKEQAQWERLSSAIGLVLNSTQS, encoded by the coding sequence GTGAGCAAACCGACTGACCTTGTGCAAGGCACGCTCGATCTTTTGATTTTGAAAACTGTGGCGCTCGAACCCATGCACGGCTGGGGCATCGCGCAGCGCATCCAGTTCATTTCCAAAAACGCCCTGCAAGTCCGCCAGGGCGCGCTCTATCCCGCACTTCACCGCCTCGAACAGCAAGGCTGGATTCACGCCGAATGGGGCGACTCGGAGAATAATCGCCGCGCGAAATATTATTCGCTCACGCGCGCCGGCCGGAAGTATCTCGAAAAGGAGCAGGCCCAGTGGGAGCGATTATCATCGGCAATCGGCCTGGTTTTGAATTCGACCCAGAGCTAG
- a CDS encoding ROK family protein, translated as MGAMELVYLGVDIGGTKVAAGTVTAGGKILSKVRAPMNSHGSEADGLAAVKGAIEAALKVNSKRRVAAIGVSSPGPLDPQKGVVINPPNLPCWHNFAITEKIHKIFHLPTKLDNDANAAALAEAIWGAGKGYESVFYATLGTGIGAGLVLGGKVYHGRTGAAIEGGHVSIDFRGPKCACGKLGCIEALAAGPAVAKRARERLLAGGSGREKLLALGGGEPHAVTAEMVGAAWRGGDKFSALILEETATFLAIWLGTIVDLLEPDVIIFGGGMGELMSEWFPFIRKELAHWTINSRASEIPLLRARYGEDSGIAGGAALCLSLAKSVPARTRTRRRAAR; from the coding sequence ATGGGCGCAATGGAGCTGGTATATCTTGGCGTGGACATTGGCGGAACGAAGGTCGCCGCGGGAACGGTTACGGCAGGTGGGAAAATTCTTTCCAAGGTTCGCGCGCCGATGAATAGCCACGGCAGCGAAGCCGATGGACTGGCCGCGGTGAAAGGCGCCATCGAAGCGGCACTAAAGGTAAATTCGAAGCGACGCGTGGCTGCGATTGGAGTCAGCAGCCCGGGCCCGCTCGATCCGCAAAAGGGTGTGGTAATCAATCCGCCAAACCTTCCCTGCTGGCACAATTTTGCGATCACGGAAAAAATTCACAAGATTTTTCACTTGCCGACGAAACTAGACAATGATGCGAATGCCGCGGCGCTTGCCGAAGCGATTTGGGGCGCGGGCAAGGGATACGAGTCGGTCTTTTATGCGACGCTGGGAACGGGAATTGGCGCAGGACTTGTACTCGGAGGGAAGGTTTATCACGGGAGGACAGGGGCGGCGATCGAAGGCGGCCACGTTTCCATTGATTTCCGCGGCCCGAAGTGTGCATGTGGCAAACTTGGATGCATTGAAGCTCTCGCCGCAGGGCCGGCGGTGGCCAAGCGCGCGCGCGAGCGGCTGCTCGCGGGAGGCTCGGGACGAGAAAAGCTTCTCGCCCTTGGGGGAGGAGAGCCCCACGCTGTGACGGCGGAAATGGTAGGAGCGGCGTGGCGCGGCGGAGATAAATTCTCGGCTTTGATCCTGGAAGAAACTGCGACATTTCTGGCGATCTGGCTCGGCACTATTGTTGATTTACTTGAGCCTGACGTAATTATTTTTGGCGGAGGCATGGGCGAATTGATGTCGGAGTGGTTTCCTTTTATTCGCAAGGAGCTGGCACACTGGACGATTAACTCCCGCGCGAGTGAAATTCCGCTGTTGCGCGCGCGCTATGGAGAAGACTCGGGCATCGCAGGCGGAGCAGCGTTGTGCTTGTCCCTGGCGAAATCTGTTCCGGCGCGGACAAGAACTCGCCGGCGCGCCGCCCGCTGA
- the fabZ gene encoding 3-hydroxyacyl-ACP dehydratase FabZ, translating to MILDTNDIQKILPHRYPFLMVDAIIEMERLKRIVGIKNVTINENFFAGHFPGQPVMPGVLIVEAMAQTGGFLLLQEIPERESKLLYFVAIDDARFRRPVVPGDQLRIEVDVVSWRTTFCKLAGKALVGNELAAEATLMCKTVDRRA from the coding sequence ATGATCTTGGACACGAACGATATACAGAAGATTCTGCCGCACCGCTATCCGTTTCTCATGGTGGATGCGATTATCGAAATGGAGCGCCTTAAGCGGATTGTGGGAATCAAGAACGTCACCATCAATGAAAATTTCTTTGCCGGTCATTTCCCCGGGCAGCCGGTCATGCCGGGCGTGTTGATTGTGGAGGCCATGGCGCAAACGGGAGGCTTCCTGTTGCTGCAGGAAATTCCGGAGCGAGAGAGCAAACTGCTTTATTTTGTCGCCATCGACGATGCACGTTTCCGGCGGCCGGTGGTTCCCGGAGATCAATTGCGCATCGAAGTGGATGTGGTCTCCTGGCGCACGACGTTCTGCAAACTGGCTGGAAAAGCGCTGGTTGGCAACGAGCTCGCAGCGGAAGCGACTCTGATGTGCAAGACGGTGGACCGCAGAGCATGA